AGTATATCGGACTTAGCTGAAATGGTTCGTCGTGTCACAGAACCTGTTCTGATACAAGTCATAGAACCTAATAAAGGTACCATTAGTTATTTGGCAGTTGAGTTGGGTGCGGCGCCCCATGCGTCGAAATAAGACTTGCTACATCTTATGCATCATTGATAGATAATGATTCCTGGATACAATGGTCAAAAAGAACAGTTTTTTTAAGTTTAGGTATAGCTATAGTAGCCTTATGGTCCTATGGTATGGGCTGTCAATAGGGTGTTTTGTACCAGCATATGCAGCGTTGGAAAAATCGGTTGCTATATTAGAAACTACTCAATTTCAGCTATTAGGTACAGAGCATGGCAGGTTAGCGTTAACCATTAAGGCAGATGAGATGTGCCAATATGAAAATGGCAATATAACCTTATCAGGCGGTATAGAAATTGTATTATTCAATCATAAAATGGATGGAGAGGAGGGGCCTATACATATTCAAGCGGGTACGCTTTCTTATAACAAAGAAAAGGAGTTATGTATGGTAGAAGGCCATGTGTTGGTGAGCAAGCCACAGCAACAATTTAGCATCACTACCGCACAGCTCTGGTATGATATGAAGGAAGAGATCCTGTTTACAGAATTACCCATTGTAATAGCAGATAAAGAAAATGTGTTAAAAGGTAGTGGATTACGTGCTACAAGGGATTTAACCAAATATACGATTACTGCTCCTAATGGAACAGTAGATATAAAGCAAGAAGTGGTTCTAGGGGGTTAATCCATTATAATATTTATGCGTGTTTTGATAGGTTGTGGTGGTACTGGGGGGCATATTTATCCTGCTATAGCTATTGCTGATGGCATTAAACAACAATTTCCTGATGCGGTCTTTTTGTTTGTAGGTACACAAGGGGGTAAAGAAATTGGGTTAGTAGTGGCTGCTGGTTATCCCATTATGCGGGTCAGTATCAAAGGGTTTCAAAGGCGTAAGGTCATTAAAAATATATTGTTGCCCTTTTTACTTTTAAAGAGTCTATACCAAGCAATGTCTATTATTAAATCGTTTAAGCCTGATATAGTGATTGGTACAGGGGGATATGCCTCTTTCCCCACACTGTTTGTAGCTGCTCTTCAAAAGCTTCCCACCCTTATTCAAGAACAAAATAGCATTGCTGGGCTAACCAATAGGTTGCTTTCTAGGCTGGTAGATAAGATTTGTACAGGCTATTCAGATGTTTTTTTCCCTTGTGAAAAGGAAAAAATAGTGTTTACAGGAAATCCTGTACGTTCATCACTCTGTACCTTTCAAGAGGACCGGATGGATGCACTTGAATATTTTAGTTTTTCTGCTTTTCAGAATAAAAAATGTCTGCTTGTAATGGGTGGGAGTGGTGGTGCCCATCTATTAAATACTACCATTCTAGAGTGGAGAGAACAATTGAGTTCCTTAGATCTACAAGTAATATGGGTCACTGGAGAGCGGTATTTTGCGGCCATGCAAAAAGCCATGAAAGATTATCGATATATAAAATGTTATGCATTTATAAGTAATATGGAAATGGCGTATGCAGCAGCGGATATTGTGATCTCTAGAGCCGGCGCCTTATCTATCGCAGAGCTCTGTGTCAGAAGAAAACCGACTATTTTGGTGCCTTCATCTAATGTAGTAGGAGACCACCAAACGAAGAATAGCCTACCATTGGCCTATCAAGGCGCCATGATACATATTACAGATCAGTCATCTCCCTTTTTACTCATCCCTAAGGTAATAGAGTTATTGAATGATGAGACGCAACAGTTAGAGCTCATCAAGCGCATGGAACCTTTTACAGTATTACATGCCAATGCACAAAATAAAATAGTTGAAGTAGTCGTTGATTTGGTTAAGCAGCGTGCTAATGGTGGTGCATCCGGGACTTAAAGAGGTTCTTCCCATTTGAGTGTGTAAATTATTTAAGGAAAGTGTAGAAAAAAAGCCGAAGGTTTATAGGCGTAAACCTTCGGCTTTTTCTTCAGTTTAAGAAGCCCTTTTTTCTACTGCTTAAGCAGATTGATGTTGGGGTTGATGTATGGAAAGTATAATAGATTTATGCTGCCCGTGCTACTTCCTTGCCTCTGTTACTATTTGGATCAATTTATCAGCATATTGTTTACCTATGTCACCTTTGAACCAGCCCACCCAGCTTGTACGCTCGTGACTCTTAATATCCTGTAAAATAAGATTCCAATCTTCTGGTTTTAGATCATTCTTTACAGCCTCTATGACATACTTGAATATTTTAATATTCTTATTAAACCATATAGGTTGTGTACCTTTGTTCTGGATGAATTCGGATAAATAGATCGAAGCCCATACAGTTTTCCCGTCTTTTGTTGTTGAAGAAAGTTGCTTGATCACTTCATCTACCCCTAATAGCTTAATCAATTTAGGCAGTAATTTTTTAAATAGCTCTAGATCATTTACACAAGCAAGGGTATGGAGGAACGTCTGACCATTGTTATTTTTATTAAATAATTCTTTCGGGTCAAGTTTATAAATCAATTCTTTTGCTATTTCTGTCCATTTATTTGCAACAATGAAATGCAATATATTCTTACCTGACTTTGGATCTGTGCACGTGAGATTTGTTTCAGGCTGCTCGATTAAGCTACTAGTTATGTATTTATTCGATGCACCTGGCTTGTGACATGCGATCAAAATCGGATTTATACCATCCTTGCCGGCTCTATTGAGATCAACGTATGGCTTATATTCTATAAAAATGTCATATATTTTTCTATAGCCTTCTTTTATAGCTTTCGTAAAAGGCGTGTCCCCAGATTTTGGGTCAGGCGCATTTATAAAGTCTTTATTTCTGTGCACAAATCCTAATTTTATATCTTCAACAAGGCGGTCTAAAACTATTTTTAGTTTTTCTTCTTCATTGTGGCTTGCCGCAGCGTATAAGGGGGTGCGACCCTTTTCATCTGGTAAACTAATATCTTTTTTGTTGCCTATGTCTTCACGATATTGATCAATACTCATCTTAGTTGCCATACATCCTGCTGTTCCACTTGTACTCCATGTCGGACACTTTTCAGCCTGCAACACAACCAACAGCAATAATACCTTTGTCCCTTTAGCCAATAAACCAGACTGTTTATGCATTCCCTTTATGCCTTTCATGTTTTTATTTTTTTTAATTAAATTCCAACAAATCATGCGCTTCTATTCACACGCAGAGCTTCGCTTTTCTTGTAAAATACGTAATCCATGTTAAAAAACCTAAGTTATAGCTATAGATGTTGCCATGCTAAGGTAGCCGATGGTGGTTAATTGGGTTGTAGGTTGCTTTTATTTCGGCCAAATGCGTTACTTTAAGGCTTTAACTAGTATCTTATATGACCATGTCCAAACCCGTTGAGCCAACACCGTTAATGCGGCAGTATTTCGCTATTAAAGAAAAATATCCTGGGGCCTTGCTGCTTTTCCGCGTGGGTGATTTTTATGAAACCTTTTTGGAAGATGCGGTTACAGCAAGTAAAGTGCTGGATATTGCGCTTACCAAACGGGCCAATGGATCGGCGGCTAGTGTGGAATTGGCTGGGTTTCCCCACCATTCTTTAGATCTATATCTGCCTAAATTGGTCAAAGCGGGCTACCGCGTAGCGATTTGTGATCAATTGGAAGATCCTAAACAGGCCAAGGGTATTGTACAAAGAGGGGTTACAGAACTGGTTACGCCTGGTCTTTCTTTTAATGAAGCGGTGTTGGATCAAAGCGCGAATAACTACCTAGCCTCTATTGTTTTTGATAAAAAACTGCTGGGTATGGCTTGCTTAGACCTTTCTACAGGGGAATTTTTTGTGACGCAAGGTGCTGCTGATTATATCCAAAAAATGTTGCATCATTTGGCGCCATCGGAAATTGTTTTGAACAAAAAACAGCAAGCCTTATGGGATGCGTTTGCGCAAGATGCTTTTCCTATCTATCCACTCGATGAGTGGGTATTTCAGTTTGACTATGCCTATGGTCTGCTGAATAACCATTTTGGCACCCACTCCTTAAAAGGATTTGGTATTGCAGATTGCCCTATGGGTATTACAGCAGCTGGTGTAGTTTTACATTACTTATCAGAAACAGAACATAAAAAAATCAAACATATTCGTTCTATTGCCCGCCTAGAGGCGCATCACTATGCTTGGCTTGACCCATTTACTGTTAAAGCCTTGGAGTTGATGGTTCCACAACAGGCAGGCGGAACGGCATTGATCGATCTATTAGATAGAACAGTGACCCCTAT
The nucleotide sequence above comes from Cardinium endosymbiont of Sogatella furcifera. Encoded proteins:
- the murG gene encoding undecaprenyldiphospho-muramoylpentapeptide beta-N-acetylglucosaminyltransferase, yielding MRVLIGCGGTGGHIYPAIAIADGIKQQFPDAVFLFVGTQGGKEIGLVVAAGYPIMRVSIKGFQRRKVIKNILLPFLLLKSLYQAMSIIKSFKPDIVIGTGGYASFPTLFVAALQKLPTLIQEQNSIAGLTNRLLSRLVDKICTGYSDVFFPCEKEKIVFTGNPVRSSLCTFQEDRMDALEYFSFSAFQNKKCLLVMGGSGGAHLLNTTILEWREQLSSLDLQVIWVTGERYFAAMQKAMKDYRYIKCYAFISNMEMAYAAADIVISRAGALSIAELCVRRKPTILVPSSNVVGDHQTKNSLPLAYQGAMIHITDQSSPFLLIPKVIELLNDETQQLELIKRMEPFTVLHANAQNKIVEVVVDLVKQRANGGASGT
- the lptC gene encoding LPS export ABC transporter periplasmic protein LptC, which codes for MVKKNSFFKFRYSYSSLMVLWYGLSIGCFVPAYAALEKSVAILETTQFQLLGTEHGRLALTIKADEMCQYENGNITLSGGIEIVLFNHKMDGEEGPIHIQAGTLSYNKEKELCMVEGHVLVSKPQQQFSITTAQLWYDMKEEILFTELPIVIADKENVLKGSGLRATRDLTKYTITAPNGTVDIKQEVVLGG
- a CDS encoding ankyrin repeat domain-containing protein; the protein is MLQAEKCPTWSTSGTAGCMATKMSIDQYREDIGNKKDISLPDEKGRTPLYAAASHNEEEKLKIVLDRLVEDIKLGFVHRNKDFINAPDPKSGDTPFTKAIKEGYRKIYDIFIEYKPYVDLNRAGKDGINPILIACHKPGASNKYITSSLIEQPETNLTCTDPKSGKNILHFIVANKWTEIAKELIYKLDPKELFNKNNNGQTFLHTLACVNDLELFKKLLPKLIKLLGVDEVIKQLSSTTKDGKTVWASIYLSEFIQNKGTQPIWFNKNIKIFKYVIEAVKNDLKPEDWNLILQDIKSHERTSWVGWFKGDIGKQYADKLIQIVTEARK